One window of Quercus robur chromosome 5, dhQueRobu3.1, whole genome shotgun sequence genomic DNA carries:
- the LOC126725891 gene encoding uncharacterized protein LOC126725891 has protein sequence MDKSWMEKRRGTREYFEGVNQFVEFAAPSARNGNILCPCVKCVNLLIQPLNVVREHCWASGMLKNYKVWKFHGESAAATPATECGSSHVQETQNPYGDFHGMLHDLCPPHEIPPEPMEEGPTAQCPGEGPNDDAKKFYKMVDDVDKPLYEGCTKFSIFSAIVVLFQLKTLCGWTNKSFTLLLQVLMDMLPSDAKLPKDHYEAKKIVRDLGLGYEKIHACPNDCMLFWKQNVNLEACPCCKASRWKTNEASVASKHASSSKGKKKAAKILRWFPLKPRLQRLFLSPDLASSMKWHVNGRTDDGVMRHPADSDAWKIFDSKHLHFSSDPRNVRLGLAADGFNPFGIMSTSHSTWPVMLVPYNLPPWLCMKRSSLILSLVIPGPTSPGIAIDVYLEPLVEELRELWDVGVQAYDASSKEVFQLRAALMWTINDFPAYADLSGWSTKGELACPSCAVQTESRYLRNGRKFCYMGHRRWLDVDHDFRKDGMSFDGSIDTRLAPEPPVTSDIIVETEHLLGRCLGRKCQLAYKKRKRREADRSGWKKRSIFFTLPYWEDHKLRHNLDVMHIEKNVMDNILSTLLNLKDKTKDNYKARLDLADMGIRSELHLQRKSDDQYTIPAACFHMTSSEIDGFLQVLKDVTVPDGYASNISRRVNMKERKISGLKSHDNHILMQQLFPIALRGSLPSHVSRPLIKLACFFREICSKTLTVSDIVTSEAEIAVTLCELEKIFPPSFFTVMVHLVMHLAAEAKIGGPVHYRWMYPIERYLSRLKSYVRNRAAPEGSIAEGYIVEECLTFCSRYMEGVETIFNRPTRMIEESTGVVSIMTLNNKEWTQAHRYVLFNSENINRFREMHKRLIEDELRKGHNRNVSDAIIYKHHMEKFCTWFGGHVRMTFSTY, from the exons ATGGACAAAAGTTGGATGGAGAAGCGGAGGGGTACAAGGGAATATTTTGAAGGTGTAAACCAATTCGTGGAATTTGCTGCTCCATCCGCGCGCAATGGGAACATCTTATGTCCTTGTGTGAAATGTGTGAATTTGCTTATACAACCGCTAAATGTGGTACGTGAGCACTGTTGGGCTTCGGGGATgcttaaaaattacaaagtttgGAAATTTCATGGTGAATCGGCGGCTGCTACGCCAGCTACCGAATGTGGGAGCTCTCATGTGCAAGAAACCCAAAATCCATATGGTGATTTCCATGGGATGTTGCACGATTTGTGCCCCCCGCATGAAATCCCACCCGAACCAATGGAAGAAGGTCCAACTGCGCAATGTCCGGGTGAAGGTCCGAATGATGACGCCAAGAAGTTTTACAAGATGGTAGATGATGTAGACAAACCTTTATATGAAGGTTGtacaaaatttagcattttctcAGCCATTGTCGTGTTGTTCCAGTTGAAGACTCTGTGTGGTTGGACAAATAAGTCATTTACTCTGTTACTTCAAGTCCTGATGGATATGCTTCCTTCAGACGCTAAGTTGCCAAAGGACCATTATGAGGCTAAGAAGATAGTTcgagatttgggtttgggttatgagAAGATCCATGCTTGTCCCAATGATTGTATGCTGTTTTGGAAGCAAAATGTTAACCTTGAGGCGTGTCCTTGTTGTAAAGCTTCAAGGTGGAAAACAAATGAGGCATCTGTTGCTAGTAAGCATGCTTCATCCAGTAAGGGGAAGAAGAAAGCTGCGAAGATCCTACGGTGGTTCCCCTTAAAGCCAAGATTGCAGCGACTATTTCTGTCACCCGATCTGGCTAGTTCTATGAAATGGCATGTTAATGGTCGTACTGATGATGGGGTAATGCGGCATCCTGCTGACTCAGATGCATGGAAAATCTTTGACAGTAAGCATTTACACTTCTCATCTGACCCCCGTAATGTCAGACTTGGATTAGCTGCGGATGGGTTCAACCCCTTCGGAATTATGAGTACTAGTCACAGTACGTGGCCTGTCATGTTGGTCCCGTACAATCTCCCACCTTGGCTGTGCATGAAACGGTCATCTTTGATTCTATCATTAGTTATTCCTGGTCCTACCTCGCCAGGGATTGCTATAGATGTGTACTTGGAACCGTTAGTAGAAGAACTAAGGGAGTTATGGGATGTTGGAGTACAAGCATACGATGCATCATCAAAAGAAGTATTCCAATTGCGTGCAGCATTGATGTGGACCATAAATGATTTTCCTGCATACGCAGATTTGTCGGGTTGGAGTACCAAAGGTGAGTTGGCGTGTCCTTCTTGTGCCGTTCAGACCGAGTCTCGATATTTGAGAAATGGTCGCAAATTCTGTTACATGGGACATCGGCGATGGTTGGATGTTGACCACGATTTCCGCAAAGATGGTATGTCATTTGATGGATCTATTGATACTCGATTGGCTCCTGAACCACCAGTCACATCTGACATTATTGTGGAAACTGAACATTTACTTGGACGTTGTCTGGGTAGGAAATGTCAGCTTGCTtacaaaaaaaggaagagaagggaGGCAGACCGGAGTGGTTGGAAGAAAAGGAGTATATTTTTTACCTTGCCTTATTGGGAGGATCACAAGTTGCGACACAATCTTGATGTGATGCATATAGAGAAGAATGTGATGGACAATATACTAAGCACACTGTTGAACTTGAAGGATAAAACGAAGGATAATTACAAGGCACGCCTTGACTTGGCGGACATGGGGATAAGGAGTGAACTCCACCTACAACGAAAAAGTGATGACCAGTATACCATACCGGCTGCATGTTTTCATATGACTTCATCGGAGATAGATGGTttcttgcaagttttgaaggatgTAACAGTGCCCGATGGGTACGCTTCCAATATCTCACGGCGTGTGAATATGAAAGAACGCAAGATTTCTGGTTTGAAGAGTCATGATAATCACATATTGATGCAGCAACTTTTTCCCATAGCATTACGTGGGTCTTTGCCATCTCATGTTAGTAGGCCTTTGATAAAGTTAGCTTGCTTCTTTAGAGAAATTTGTTCCAAAACCCTTACGGTTTCAGATATTGTGACTAGTGAGGCAGAGATTGCAGTGACATTGTGTGAATTGGAAAAGATATTTCCTCCATCCTTCTTTACAGTGATGGTACATTTGGTCATGCACTTAGCTGCTGAAGCTAAGATTGGTGGTCCAGTGCACTACCGTTGGATGTATCCCATTGAGAG GTACCTCTCACGTCTTAAGTCTTACGTACGAAATAGAGCTGCTCCGGAAGGGTCTATTGCTGAAGGATACATAGTAGAGGAGTGCTTAACATTCTGTTCACGGTATATGGAAGGAGTGGAAACTATATTCAATCGACCCACCAGGATGATTGAGGAGTCAACGGGGGTGGTTTCGATCATGACATTAAACAATAAAGAGTGGACCCAAGCCCATCGCTACGTTTTATTCAATTCTGAAAACATCAACCGCTTTCGTGA GATGCACAAAAGATTGATAGAGGATGAACTTCGAAAAGGCCACAATCGTAACGTTTCCGATGCCATTATATATAAGCACCACATGGAGAAGTTTTGTACTTGGTTTGGGGGTCACGTACGTATGACATTTTCAACTTATTAA